One region of Centropristis striata isolate RG_2023a ecotype Rhode Island chromosome 3, C.striata_1.0, whole genome shotgun sequence genomic DNA includes:
- the LOC131969153 gene encoding nuclear factor of activated T-cells, cytoplasmic 2-like, with amino-acid sequence MASGGLGFTEGLGQDISQEDLDFSDLFMYNPPGDDFPVGCGKDDSSALLQNNQPPLLVVNHHAAYLSSSNQPASSQDPSSHSPTTENLSGAVFESLGLASRPGTIPSPSPRIEITPSGDSLSSQTLEPSPGTKALGGYRECVSPASSNSSTGWPAEAYSPLASPCVSPSNRDSCGVGLSGLDLCPGIQGIHTSSAHSSPGASPRNSITDETYLLPQHQRTASSHPHQRSRSASPHGKRSLDQTHSCQGGTPVKQRSRSPSPIPSPHEQQGSYYLHQFQVQPEFQPQAQTSTPGLEEMLNSLSSSLPRAMPSAVVRDAHGQAQKQDCVYGEGYDDWAIEQERMGRVGAEIKSETFYMVPAVWPPPHPGHHSAFSGLSVAPLPSLEWMLPSQSGQYELVIQQEPRSHHRAHYETEGSRGAVKTPNGGHPEIQLRGYQGTAPLGLQVFIGTADERILKPHAFYQVHRITGKTVTTPSMERMMNGTKVLEIPLEPKNHMRVVIDCVGILKLRNADIELRNGETDIGRKNTRVRLVFRVHIPQPGGQLLSLQVASHPIECSQRSAQELPAVERQDLDRCSVLGGQQMVLTGQNFTSDSKVIFSEKTQDGQQIWEVEATVDRDKTQANMLFVEVPPYRNRSISHTAKVNFYVINGKKKRSQPQHFIYTPLTAIKTEPLDEFNSYVYSDNQSLSGLSMKSLYHHLEQESNLQALNVSPAMYHLTTVDPRAHVLIPDTLDDQPVYYQSRASPLINNPLLYHTANQHYSNCGPALLGGSPMAPHPASAPIQCVSARTPAAKLGEGPQVGDAYEACLPSRHQGFVQTALPLGKSPTSRYIQGQAQGTVGNRVEPLTQIGSARGNHEEQAPERVSVKQESLRYAYLEDVNDIIRRDMKGHNGE; translated from the exons ATGGCTTCTGGGGGTTTGGGTTTCACCGAGGGCCTGGGTCAAGACATCAGTCAGGAGGATTTGGACTTCTCCGACCTATTTATGTATAATCCACCTGGAGACGACTTTCCTGTCGGCTGTGGTAAAG ATGACTCAAGTGCTCTCCTTCAGAACAACCAGCCTCCTCTGCTGGTGGTCAACCATCACGCTGCCTACCTCTCCAGCTCCAACCAGCCAGCCTCAAGCCAGGACCCCTCCTCTCACAGCCCCACCACAGAAAACCTGTCAGGGGCGGTGTTTGAGTCCCTGGGGCTGGCCTCAAGACCAGGGACTATCCCTTCTCCCAGTCCCAGGATTGAGATCACTCCGTCGGGTGACTCTCTCAGCTCTCAAACCCTGGAGCCGAGCCCTGGCACCAAAGCTCTGGGGGGCTACAGGGAGTGTGTGAGTCCTGCCAGCAGTAACTCCTCCACAGGCTGGCCTGCAGAGGCATACTCTCCTTTGGCTTCACCATGTGTCTCCCCTTCTAATCGAGACAGCTGTGGCGTGGGGTTGTCCGGCTTAGACCTCTGTCCAGGCATCCAGGGAATCCACACTTCTTCTGCCCACTCCTCTCCAGGAGCCTCGCCTCGCAACAGCATCACGGATGAGACCTATCTCTTGCCCCAGCACCAACGCACCGCCTCATCACATCCCCACCAGCGTTCCCGCTCTGCATCGCCACATGGAAAGCGATCCCTTGACCAGACCCACTCCTGTCAGGGAGGCACTCCTGTCAAACAGCGCTCCCGGAGCCCCAGCCCCATCCCCTCTCCCCATGAGCAGCAGGGGTCCTACTACCTCCACCAATTCCAGGTTCAACCTGAGTTCCAGCCCCAAGCTCAGACATCCACCCCAGGCCTGGAGGAGATGCTGAACAGCCTCAGCTCCAGTTTACCCAGAGCGATGCCTTCTGCAGTGGTGCGAGATGCACATGGGCAAGCCCAGAAACAGGACTGTGTGTATGGAGAGGGGTATGATGACTGGGCCATTGAGCAGGAGAGGATGGGCAGGGTGGGAGCAGAAATCAAGTCTGAAACCTTCTATATGGTTCCAGCTGTGTGGCCTCCTCCTCATCCAGGCCACCATAGCGCATTTAG TGGTCTCTCCGTGGCTCCACTTCCGTCTTTAGAGTGGATGTTGCCCAGTCAGTCTGGTCAGTACGAGCTTGTTATCCAGCAGGAGCCAAGATCTCACCACAGAGCTCATTATGAGACTGAGGGCAGCCGAGGAGCTGTGAAGACACCTAACGGAGGGCATCCGGAAATTCAG CTCCGCGGGTACCAAGGCACAGCTCCACTGGGACTGCAGGTCTTCATAGGAACAGCCGACGAGAGGATCCTTAAACCCCACGCCTTCTATCAGGTCCACCGCATCACCGGGAAGACCGTCACCACACCCAGCATGGAGAGGATGATGAATGGGACCAAAGTGTTGGAGATCCCTCTGGAGCCAAAGAACCACATGAGAGTTGT CATCGACTGTGTAGGAATCCTGAAGTTGAGAAATGCCGACATCGAACTGAGGAACGGCGAGACTGACATTGGACGAAAAAACACACGTGTGCGTTTGGTGTTTCGTGTCCACATTCCTCAACCAGGAGGACAGCTTCTGTCTCTTCAAGTTGCCTCTCATCCTATTGAATGCT CCCAGCGCTCAGCTCAGGAGCTCCCTGCAGTCGAGAGGCAGGACCTGGACCGATGCTCGGTACTTGGTGGTCAACAAATGGTCCTTACTGGACAGAATTTCACATCTGACTCCAAAGTGATATTCTCAGAGAAGACACAAG ATGGGCAGCAAATCTGGGAGGTGGAGGCGACTGTGGACAGAGACAAAACACAAGCT AACATGCTTTTTGTTGAAGTCCCTCCATATCGAAACCGGTCCATTTCCCATACAGCCAAAGTCAACTTCTACGTCATCAACGGGAAGAAGAAACGCAGTCAGCCTCAGCACTTCATCTACACTCCTCTGACag CCATTAAAACGGAACCACTGGATGAGTTCAATTCATACGTCTACTCAGACAATCAGTCCCTGTCTGGCCTGTCCATGAAGTCACTCTACCATCATCTGGAGCAGGAGAGCAACCTACAAGCCTTGAATGTTTCTCCAGCAATGTACCATCTAACCACCGTAGACCCCAGAGCCCACGTGTTAATCCCCGATACACTGGACGACCAACCAGTTTACTACCAGTCTAGAGCCAGCCCTCTGATCAACAACCCTCTGCTGTACCACACTGCCAACCAACATTACAGCAACTGTGGTCCCGCCCTCCTCGGTGGCTCCCCGATGGCTCCACACCCAGCCTCCGCTCCCATCCAGTGTGTCAGCGCCAGAACCCCTGCGGCCAAACTGGGAGAAGGACCTCAGGTTGGTGACGCCTATGAGGCCTGTTTGCCATCAAGACATCAGGGCTTTGTGCAGACAGCCCTGCCACTGGGAAAGTCACCAACGTCAAGATACATCCAAGGTCAAGCTCAAGGGACCGTTGGAAACCGAGTGGAGCCTCTGACGCAGATCGGCTCTGCTAGAGGAAACCACGAGGAACAAGCTCCAGAGAGAGTCAGTGTCAAACAAGAGAGTCTCCGCTACGCTTATCTGGAGGATG TGAACGATATCATAAGAAGAGACATGAAAGGCCACAATGGAGAGTGA
- the manbal gene encoding protein MANBAL, which yields MSPELDLSPPEVPEPTFLESLLRYGLFLGAIFQLICILAILIPTSKGHEQEETESIDSRATEQMKKPKGPAPQIRQKPKKESKKKR from the exons atgtCTCCAGAACTAGACCTGTCCCCCCCAGAGGTCCCTGAGCCCACCTTTCTAGAGAGCCTCCTGCGCTACGGGCTGTTTCTGGGAGCCATCTTCCAGCTCATCTGCATCCTGGCTATCCTCATACCTACATCCAAGGGACATGAACAG GAGGAGACTGAGTCCATCGATAGCAGAGCCACTGAACAGATGAAGAAACCTAAAGGACCTGCACCGCAGATTCGACAGAAACCGAAAAAAGAGAGCAAAAAGAAGCGATAG
- the LOC131969154 gene encoding 1,25-dihydroxyvitamin D(3) 24-hydroxylase, mitochondrial, translating into MRAQIQKVPQIVEFLKKKSVGLQHFKPTSSVCVLEEKDAVETVRCPHAASRAHSLDAIPGPTNWPLVGSLVQLLRKGGLTRQHEALVDYHKKFGKIFRLKLGSFESVHIGAPCLLEALYRKEGNYPQRLEIKPWTAYRDMRDEAYGLLILEGKDWQRVRSAFQQKLMKPTEVVKLDRKINEVLMDFVSRIGKINASGKIDDLYFELNKWSFETICLVLYDKRFGLLQEKVNEEAMNFITAVKTMMSTFGMMMVTPVELHKSLNTKTWQDHTAAWDRIFSTAKVYIDKKLKRNADRAPDDLIGDILHQSCLSKKELYAAITELQIGGVETTANSMLWAIFNLSRNPGAQRKLLEEIRAVVAPDQDPCGEHLKSMPYLKACLKESMRLSPSVPFTSRTLDKDTVLGDYAIPKGTVLMINSHALGSNEEYFDDGKQFKPERWLRENNTINPFAHVPFGIGKRMCIGRRLAELQLQLAMCWLVRDYEIVATDNEPLDVIHSGLLVPNRELPVAFIKR; encoded by the exons ATGAGGGCGCAGATCCAAAAAGTTCCTCAAATTGTTGAGTTTCTAAAGAAGAAGTCTGTCGGGCTGCAGCACTTCAAACCAACATCCTCAGTGTGCGTCCTGGAGGAGAAGGATGCTGTGGAGACTGTGCGCTGCCCTCATGCTGCCTCCAGAGCGCACAGCCTGGACGCGATTCCGGGACCCACCAACTGGCCGCTTGTCGGCAGTCTGGTTCAACTTCTCCGGAAAGGAGGTCTGACAAGACAACATGAGGCACTG gTTGATTATCATAAGAAATTCGGCAAGATTTTCCGGTTGAAGCTGGGCTCCTTTGAGTCGGTGCACATTGGCGCACCTTGCTTGCTGGAGGCGCTCTATAGGAAGGAGGGAAACTACCCTCAGAGACTGGAGATCAAACCCTGGACAGCATACAGAGACATGAGAGACGAGGCGTACGGGCTCCTCATTCT GGAGGGGAAAGACTGGCAGAGAGTGAGGAGCGCTTTTCAGCAGAAACTCATGAAACCGACTGAGGTGGTGAAGCTTGATCGCAAAATAAATGAG GTGTTGATGGACTTCGTTAGTAGAATTGGGAAAATAAACGCCAGTGGAAAGATCGATGACTTGTACTTCGAACTGAACAAATGGTCGTTTGAGA CCATATGCCTGGTCCTCTACGACAAGAGATTTGGTCTCCTGCAGGAGAAAGTCAACGAGGAAGCCATGAACTTCATCACAGCTGTGAAAACA ATGATGAGCACGTTTGGCATGATGATGGTCACACCGGTGGAGCTCCACAAAAGCCTCAACACCAAAACGTGGCAGGACCACACGGCGGCATGGGACCGCATTTTCAGCACAG CCAAAGTCTACATTGATAAGAAGCTGAAGAGGAATGCGGACAGAGCTCCTGATGACTTAATTGGTGACATCTTACACCAGAGCTGTCTCTCTAAGAAGGAGCTGTACGCTGCCATCACAGAGCTGCAGATTGGAGGAGTTGAGACG ACCGCCAACAGTATGCTGTGGGCTATTTTCAACCTGTCACGTAACCCCGGTGCCCAGCGGAAGTTGCTGGAGGAGATTAGAGCGGTGGTGGCTCCCGACCAGGACCCGTGTGGAGAGCACTTAAAGAGCATGCCCTACCTCAAGGCCTGCCTCAAGGAGTCTATGAG gTTATCTCCATCAGTCCCGTTCACCAGCAGGACCCTGGACAAAGACACTGTGTTGGGAGATTATGCCATTCCCAAAGGA ACAGTTTTAATGATAAACAGTCATGCACTGGGCTCCAATGAGGAGTATTTTGATGATGGGAAGCAGTTCAAACCTGAGCGCTGGCTGCGGGAGAATAACACCATCAACCCCTTCGCCCACGTTCCCTTCGGCATCGGAAAGAGGATGTGCATCGGCCGGCGGCTGGCGGAGCTGCAGCTACAGCTGGCCATGTGCTGG TTGGTCAGAGACTATGAGATCGTTGCAACAGATAATGAGCCACTCGACGTTATCCATTCAGGACTTTTGGTGCCCAACAGAGAGCTTCCTGTTGCCTTCATCAAGAGATGA